One Acetobacter oryzoeni genomic window, CTCACCTCTCTTCTGCTTCTCTGGCTTTGGCTGCTGCGTTTTCTCTGTGCGTTGCGGCACCTGCTCAGGCGGCTGATAAGCCGCAGGCGCTGGTTGATAAGGCTGCCCTGAGCGTACAGGATGTTTTTGTAGGCGCAACCGGCCAAAGCCCGATGGTAACCAATCTGGCCAAGGCGCGTGCCGTGATGGTGTGCCCAGATATGTTCCGCATGTCTATTGCATTTGGTGGCGCGCATGGTGGCTGCCTGCTGCTGGCGCGCGATGCGCGTGGTTCATGGTCTGACCCGGCATTTTACACCCTTAGCACCGCATCCTTTGGTTTGCAGTTTGGGGTGCAGAGTTCCGAGATTGTTTTCTTTGTCATGACGGATCGCGGCTTGCAGGCCCTGCTTGATAGCCAGTTCCAGTTTTCTTCCAATGCTGGGGCCTCTTTTGCCAGCATGAGCACGGCAGTTGCTAAGGGAAATGCGGGCGCACGCAATACGGATATTCTGATTGCTCAGAAATCTCAGGGTGTGTTTGCCGGTGCTTCCTTGGGCGGCAGCAAGCTGACAGTTAACAGTGATGCCAACCGTGAATACTACAAGCAGAGCGTTGGGCCGGAAGATATTGTGGTGAGCATGCGTGTGAACAACCCGGATGCAGACCCCCTGCGGAGTGTGCTGATGCGTTATGCCGCTATGGCAAAAAATGTCAGCGCGTCTTCTACATCCTCACGCGCATCTAACAGCAACACGGTTTCTCAGAGCGATGCAGATGCTCTGGCAGCAGATACGGTTGGGGCATCTGGCGGTGGTGGCATCAAGCAGGAAAGCCTGAGCCCCTCTAGATAAGTTTTTTCTATGCTGAAGTATTAAGCGCTTTTTACCCGTGAGGGTGGAAAGCGCTTAATGCGTATTATGCTGCCGAAAAGCAGAAACATTCCGATTATGCTCGGCCAGAGTGGTGGAAAAATTATGCCCACCATTGCCGTTTGCCACAAAGAAAAGAGCATCCCCACTGGCTGGATGTGCCGCTGCCTCTAATGAAGACATGCCGGGTGAGCAAATAGGCCCGGGAGGCAACCCCGTAACAGCATACGTATTATACGGATCTGGCGTAGCGAGATCTGTGTGTGTAAGTGCGCGCCCCAGCGGTGGATTGCCATGTGTTATGGCATAAATCACGGTTGGGTCTGTTTGCAGTTTCATGCCCTTTTGCAGGCGGTTTAGAAAAACGCGCGCAACCATGGGTCTTTCTGCAGGTAAGGCTGTTTCTTTTTCTATCAGGGAAGCCAGCACAAGCAGAACCTGCGGTGAGGATATAATTCCATCCAAAGCTGGATCATGCTTTTGCCAGATAGTATCCAGCGCTGTTTGCATGTCGTTTTGTGCACGCTTTACAATATCCACACGCTGGCTATTTCGCAGATAATTATAGGTTTGCGGTAATGTGCTGCCTTCTGCTGGCAGAGGCGCCTCGCCTTCCAAAAAAGGGGCAGAGGCAATAACGGCCTGAATCTGGTGGGCAGAAAGCCCTTCA contains:
- a CDS encoding lipid-binding SYLF domain-containing protein, producing the protein MRLVTHLSSASLALAAAFSLCVAAPAQAADKPQALVDKAALSVQDVFVGATGQSPMVTNLAKARAVMVCPDMFRMSIAFGGAHGGCLLLARDARGSWSDPAFYTLSTASFGLQFGVQSSEIVFFVMTDRGLQALLDSQFQFSSNAGASFASMSTAVAKGNAGARNTDILIAQKSQGVFAGASLGGSKLTVNSDANREYYKQSVGPEDIVVSMRVNNPDADPLRSVLMRYAAMAKNVSASSTSSRASNSNTVSQSDADALAADTVGASGGGGIKQESLSPSR
- the mltG gene encoding endolytic transglycosylase MltG, whose translation is MASKPKKKPAKQPAKKGRAALKWLGGLFLLSALAGGGTGFFAWYNYTKPGPLPVATDVVVPHGGYASTISALQQAQVLPSGWFADKLFVTAISLTRKSGQLHAAELHFPQHVSMQNVLFILRHGKPVLHKLTIPEGLSAHQIQAVIASAPFLEGEAPLPAEGSTLPQTYNYLRNSQRVDIVKRAQNDMQTALDTIWQKHDPALDGIISSPQVLLVLASLIEKETALPAERPMVARVFLNRLQKGMKLQTDPTVIYAITHGNPPLGRALTHTDLATPDPYNTYAVTGLPPGPICSPGMSSLEAAAHPASGDALFFVANGNGGHNFSTTLAEHNRNVSAFRQHNTH